A window from Triticum aestivum cultivar Chinese Spring chromosome 6D, IWGSC CS RefSeq v2.1, whole genome shotgun sequence encodes these proteins:
- the LOC123144625 gene encoding UDP-N-acetylglucosamine transporter ROCK1, with protein sequence MGSASKPSPTAGAPSRRKVALCLTLLTLQYGAQPLISKRCVGQGVIVTSLVLAIELLKVICAVILLVAEGSLKAQFSNWSLVGSLTASGLPAAIYALQNSLLQISYKNLDSLTFSILNQTKLLFTAFFTYLILGQKQSPKQILALALLITAAVLLSIGESSRKGASGGSSDYVLLYGVIPVTVASVLSGLASSLCQWASQVKKHTSYMMTIEMSFIGSMCLLASTFQSPDGEALRIYGFFHEWTLWTVIPVLMNAVGGILVGLVTSYAGGIKKGFVIVSALLVTALLQFIFDGKPPSLHCLVALPLVMTSIFIYQKYPYVDSKKKDR encoded by the exons ATGGGTTCGGCTTCTAAGCCATCTCCGACGGCGGGCGCGCCTAGCCGGCGTAAGGTAGCGCTCTGCCTGACGCTCCTCACCCTGCAGTACGGCGCCCAGCCCCTAATCTCCAAGCGCTGCGTCGG GCAAGGAGTCATAGTGACTTCATTAGTTCTTGCAATTGAATTATTAAAG GTTATATGTGCGGTCATTTTATTGGTGGCAGAGGGTAGTCTGAAGGCGCAATTCAGTAATTGGAGTCTTGTTGGATCACTGACTGCATCAGGACTTCCTGCTGCCATCTATGCACTTCAGAATAGCCTGTTGCAGATATCATACAAGAATTTGGATTCCCTGACCTTTTCAATCCTTAACCAGACCAAGCTATTATTCACAGCATTCTTCACATATCTTATTTTGGG GCAAAAACAATCACCCAAACAAATTTTAGCATTAGCCCTCTTAATCACCGCGGCTGTCCTTTTAAGCATTGGGGAGAGTAGCAGGAAAGGTGCAAGTGGTGGTAGCTCTGATTATGTCTTactctatggagtcattcctgttACTGTTGCATCTGTGTTGTCTGGTTTGGCCTCTTCGTTATGTCAGTGGGCATCTCAG GTTAAAAAGCATACATCTTACATGATGACTATCGAGATGTCATTTATTGGGAGTATGTGCTTGTTAGCAAGTACCTTTCAGTCACCAGACGGAGAAGCCCTGAGAATATATGGTTTTTTCCATGAATGGACTTTATGGACAGTG ATACCAGTGTTAATGAATGCTGTCGGTGGGATTCTTGTTGGTCTTGTCACATCATATGCAGGAGGTATTAAAAAG GGTTTTGTGATTGTCTCGGCTCTCCTCGTAACTGCATTACTCCAGTTTATATTTGATGGGAAGCCGCCATCACTGCATTGCCTGGTGGCACTGCCGCTTGTTATGACAAGCATATTCATTTACCAGAAGTATCCGTACGTTGATAGTAAGAAGAAAGACAGATAA
- the LOC123144624 gene encoding cryptochrome-1 → MSASPSMSGGAGERTRTVVWFRRDLRVEDNPALAAAARTAGEVVPAYVWAPEEDGPYYPGRVSRWWLSQSLKHLDASLRRLGATRLVTRRSTDTVAALLELVRSTGATHLFFNHLYDPLSLVRDHRVKQVLGAEGITVQSFNSDLLYEPWEVLDDHGCPFTMFTPFWNKCLCMVDPPAPMLPPKRINSGDLSRCCSSDDLIFEDESERGSNALLARAWSPGWQNADKAFTAFINGPLIDYSVNRKKADSANTSLLSPYLHFGELSVRKVFHQVRMKQLTWSNESNRDGEEGCSLFLRSIGLREYSRYLAFNHPCSHEKPLLAHLRFFPWVVNEVYFKVWRQGRTGYPLVDAGMRELWATGWLHDRIRVVVSSFFVKVLQLPWRWGMKYFWDTLLDADLESDALGWQYISGSLPDGRELDRIDNPQFEGYKFDPYGEYVRRWLPELARLPTEWIHHPWDAPESVLRAAGIELGSNYPLPIVELDEAKSRLQDALSEMWELEAASRAEIENGMEEGLGDSSDEPPIAFPQELQHMEVDRATIHTPATAGRRRADQMVPSITSSLVRAETETELSAAFESEVTRPEVPSQVHFQPQTRMEVRDEGVSDGTAARYNGVQQQQQYTLHRHRVQGGIAPSTSEASSSWTGREGGVVPVWSPPAASGHSDPYAADETDISSRSYLDRHPQQSHRLMNWNQLSQSS, encoded by the exons ATGTCGGCGTCGCCGTCGATGAGCGGCGGTGCCGGGGAGCGGACGCGGACGGTGGTGTGGTTCAGGCGGGACTTGCGCGTGGAGGACAACCCGGCCCTAGCGGCGGCGGCGCGAACAGCCGGGGAGGTGGTGCCGGCGTACGTGTGGGCGCCGGAGGAGGACGGGCCGTACTACCCTGGGCGGGTGTCCCGGTGGTGGCTCAGCCAGAGCCTCAAGCACCTGGACGCCTCGCTGCGCCGGCTCGGCGCCACCCGGCTGGTCACCCGGCGGTCCACCGACACCGTCGCCGCGCTGCTGGAGCTCGTCCGCAGCACCGGCGCCACCCATCTCTTCTTCAACCACCTCTACG ACCCGCTGTCGCTGGTCCGGGACCACCGGGTGAAGCAAGTGCTGGGGGCCGAGGGCATCACCGTGCAGTCCTTCAACTCCGACCTGCTCTACGAGCCATGGGAGGTCCTCGACGACCACGGCTGCCCCTTCACCATGTTCACGCCCTTCTGGAACAAGTGCCTCTGTATGGTCGACCCCCCCGCGCCCATGCTGCCACCCAAGAGGATCAATTCAG GTGACTTGTCGAGGTGCTGCTCATCGGACGACCTCATCTTCGAAGACGAGTCGGAGAGGGGGAGCAACGCGCTGCTCGCACGCGCGTGGTCGCCGGGGTGGCAGAACGCCGACAAGGCTTTCACGGCCTTCATCAACGGCCCGCTCATCGACTACTCCGTGAACCGCAAGAAGGCCGACAGTGCAAACACCTCACTGCTCTCCCCCTACCTGCACTTTGGCGAGCTCAGCGTCCGCAAGGTCTTCCATCAGGTACGGATGAAGCAGCTAACGTGGAGCAACGAGAGCAACCGCGACGGCGAGGAGGGCTGCAGCCTCTTCCTTCGTTCCATCGGCCTGCGAGAGTACTCCAGGTACCTCGCCTTCAACCACCCATGCAGCCACGAGAAGCCCCTCTTGGCTCATCTCAGGTTCTTCCCCTGGGTGGTCAATGAGGTCTACTTCAAGGTCTGGAGGCAGGGTAGGACCGGCTACCCTCTTGTCGACGCCGGCATGAGGGAGCTTTGGGCCACCGGCTGGCTGCATGACCGCATACGTGTCGTCGTCTCAAGCTTCTTCGTCAAGGTTCTCCAGCTGCCATGGCGCTGGGGGATGAAGTACTTCTGGGACACCTTGCTGGACGCCGACCTTGAGAGCGACGCGTTGGGCTGGCAGTACATCTCCGGGTCTCTGCCTGATGGCCGTGAGCTCGACCGCATTGACAACCCGCAG TTTGAAGGCTACAAGTTCGACCCATACGGGGAGTACGTCCGGCGATGGCTGCCGGAGCTGGCGAGGCTACCAACGGAATGGATACACCACCCCTGGGATGCACCCGAGTCTGTGCTGCGGGCTGCAGGAATTGAGCTAGGTTCCAATTACCCTCTCCCCATTGTTGAGCTAGATGAAGCCAAGTCCAGATTGCAGGACGCCCTGTCAGAGATGTGGGAGCTTGAGGCAGCCTCTCGTGCTGAGATAGAGAATGGAATGGAGGAAGGCCTGGGAGACTCCTCAGACGAGCCACCCATTGCCTTCCCCCAAGAGCTGCAGCATATGGAAGTGGACCGTGCCACTATCCACACACCAGCGACGGCTGGCCGGAGACGAGCAGATCAGATGGTGCCTAGCATCACCTCTTCCTTGGTCAGAGCTGAAACAGAAACAGAACTTTCCGCAGCTTTTGAAAGCGAAGTGACTAGGCCGGAGGTGCCATCACAGGTGCATTTCCAGCCTCAGACTCGGATGGAAGTCAGGGATGAAGGTGTCAGCGACGGCACTGCTGCCAGATACAACGgcgtccagcagcagcagcagtatacCCTACACCGTCACCGTGTGCAGGGCGGCATAGCACCATCCACTTCAGAGGCATCAAGCAGCTGGACTGGGAGAGAAGGTGGGGTAGTACCCGTCTGGTCGCCTCCGGCTGCGTCAGGCCATTCAGATCCCTACGCTGCGGATGAAACTGACATTTCCAGTAGGAGTTATTTGGACAGGCACCCGCAGCAGTCACATAGGTTGATGAATTGGAATCAGCTCTCCCAGTCATCGTGA